Below is a window of Lujinxingia litoralis DNA.
GAGAACGAGAACGAGAACGAGGTCGAGCACCAGCACGAGTACGAGCACGAGGTCGAGGTCGAGCACGAGGTCGAGGTCGAGGTCGAGGTCGAGACCGAGGTCGAGCACGAGCACGAGCACGAGCACCAGGTCGAGCACGAGCACGAGCACGAGCACGAGCACGAGATCGAGCACGAGGTCGAGGTCGAGGTCGAGGTCGAGACCGAGGTCGAGCACGAGCCCGAGCACGAGCACGAGGTCGAGAACGAGCACGAGCACGAGCACGAGCCCGAGCCCGAGCCCGAGCCCAAGCCCCGAACAAAAAAAAAGCGCCCCGGGCTATCTCCCAGGGCACTCTTTCCCTTCCCCCCCCAACGCCAACCGCCCCCCTCAGGGCGGCCGATGGCAAGGAGGCAGGGATGAAGCCGTGCGAATCCCGGACGACGCCGCCAGCGTCGTCCTGAGGGGGGCGAAGCGCCTCAGAACGCTTCTTCCCGGGTAATCTTGCGGATGATCAGCGACTGCTTCTCCGCGCTGATACCGAAGGACTGCACCATCTGCTGCAGGAGCACGCGCTCATCCTCGTGGACCTCCTGATCGGAGAGGGCGACCAGCGAGGAGAGGTAATAGGCTTCTTCGCGCAGCCAGTCGTCGCCGAGCCGGGCGCCCAGCGCCCCGAAGAGCTCCGCGAGCACCGCCGGGGTGGGCTCAAGGCTGCGGGCACCGGCCACCGCGTTTTGCACGAAGGTATCGGCCTCAAAGGCGCCCTGCCATTTCAACATCCCGATCGCCTCGACGAGCTCGCGCTCCTCTTCGGGCATGATTTTGCCGTCGATCACCTTGGTGGCGACCAGGGTCTCGATCAGCGCCTCGTTCTGCTCCTGGGTCAGTTTGCCGAAGCGGCGCTCGGTGAGTTTGTTGGCGATCATTTGAAAAATAGGCATGGGTCCCTCCGGGGAGTCAGAAGTCACACATCAAAGAGAGTTTTACGAGAACGAGCCGGCAACCTAACACGGCCAGAGCCCGGGCTCCAGCGGCCCACTCAACGGCTGAGGATGCGCAAGAGGTCCACCAGCCCGTGGCGCCTCAAGAGCTCCTGTCGGCGCCTGGCCCAGAGGTGCTCGCGGCGAGCCCGGGGGCTCATGGCGTCGAGGGCGTTGGAGGTCTGGAGGGCGAT
It encodes the following:
- a CDS encoding TerB family tellurite resistance protein, which encodes MPIFQMIANKLTERRFGKLTQEQNEALIETLVATKVIDGKIMPEEERELVEAIGMLKWQGAFEADTFVQNAVAGARSLEPTPAVLAELFGALGARLGDDWLREEAYYLSSLVALSDQEVHEDERVLLQQMVQSFGISAEKQSLIIRKITREEAF